The Saccharopolyspora gloriosae genome window below encodes:
- a CDS encoding AMP-binding protein: protein MREFSVPATEAVAEDENLTDMVWANAERFGGTVSFRRRIDGTWVDVTAADFAAQVLAVSKGIIAAGLQHGDRIGLMSRTRYEWTLLDFAIWAAGCVTVPIYETSAADQVEWILGDSGARAAFVETSAHRAEVGTVAERLPEVAHVWQIDADGGATAAVDELTALGADVSDQTAHERRREVRADELATLIYTSGTTGRPKGCELSHRNLLAEVRGDVSVFPQLLRQGNSMLMFLPMAHVLARAIATACVYSRTTLGHTGDVKDLVSDLGSFRPTLILAVPRVFEKVYNTAKQKAHGDGKGRIFDAAEETAVAYSQALDAGGPGLGLRAKHFVFDKLVYGKLRGALGGRCLGAVSGGAPLGDRLAHFYRGVGVPVLEGYGLTETTAAAAVNVEEGFKIGTVGRPIPGTSIRVAEDGEVLIKGDVVFRRYWNNETATKESLQDGWFHTGDLGSLDDEGYLRITGRKKEIIVTAGGKNVAPAVLEDHLRAHPLISQCMVVGDKKPFIGALVTLDPEFLPAWLNNHNRSADTPLTELVDDPEVHADVQSAIDEANKAVSRAEAIKKFRILAKDFTEATGEMTPSMKLKRNKVAENHAQDIEAIYT from the coding sequence GTGCGAGAGTTCAGCGTCCCTGCCACTGAGGCCGTGGCCGAAGACGAGAACCTCACCGACATGGTGTGGGCCAACGCGGAACGTTTCGGTGGCACCGTGAGCTTCCGGCGCCGGATCGACGGCACCTGGGTCGATGTCACGGCCGCCGACTTCGCCGCGCAGGTCCTGGCCGTGTCCAAGGGGATCATCGCCGCCGGGCTGCAGCACGGCGACCGGATCGGCTTGATGTCGCGGACCCGCTACGAGTGGACGCTGCTCGACTTCGCCATCTGGGCCGCCGGTTGCGTCACGGTGCCGATCTACGAGACGTCCGCGGCCGACCAGGTCGAGTGGATCCTCGGCGACTCCGGGGCGCGCGCCGCGTTCGTGGAGACCTCGGCCCACCGCGCCGAAGTCGGCACCGTCGCCGAGCGGCTCCCCGAAGTCGCGCACGTCTGGCAGATCGACGCCGACGGCGGAGCCACCGCGGCCGTCGACGAGCTGACCGCGCTCGGCGCCGACGTGAGCGACCAGACCGCCCACGAGCGCCGCCGCGAAGTCCGCGCCGACGAGCTCGCCACGCTCATCTACACCTCGGGCACCACCGGCCGCCCCAAGGGTTGCGAGCTCAGCCACCGCAACCTGCTGGCCGAGGTCCGCGGCGACGTGAGCGTGTTCCCGCAGCTGCTGCGGCAGGGCAACTCGATGCTGATGTTCCTGCCGATGGCGCACGTGCTGGCCCGCGCCATCGCCACCGCCTGCGTCTACTCGCGCACCACGCTCGGGCACACCGGCGACGTGAAGGACCTCGTCAGCGACCTCGGCTCGTTCCGCCCGACGCTGATCCTCGCCGTGCCGCGGGTGTTCGAGAAGGTCTACAACACCGCGAAGCAGAAGGCCCACGGCGACGGCAAGGGCCGGATCTTCGACGCCGCCGAGGAGACCGCCGTGGCCTACAGCCAGGCGCTCGACGCGGGCGGCCCCGGGCTGGGCCTGCGCGCCAAGCACTTCGTGTTCGACAAGCTCGTCTACGGCAAGCTGCGCGGCGCCCTGGGCGGGCGCTGCCTGGGCGCGGTCTCCGGCGGGGCGCCGCTGGGCGACCGGCTCGCGCACTTCTACCGCGGGGTCGGCGTGCCGGTGCTGGAGGGCTACGGGCTCACCGAGACCACCGCCGCCGCGGCCGTCAACGTCGAAGAGGGCTTCAAGATCGGGACCGTGGGCCGGCCGATCCCCGGCACCAGCATCCGGGTCGCCGAGGACGGCGAAGTGCTCATCAAGGGCGACGTGGTGTTCCGCCGGTACTGGAACAACGAGACCGCCACGAAGGAATCGCTGCAGGACGGCTGGTTCCACACCGGCGACCTCGGTTCCCTCGACGACGAGGGCTACCTGCGGATCACCGGCCGCAAGAAGGAGATCATCGTGACGGCGGGCGGCAAGAACGTCGCCCCGGCCGTGCTGGAGGACCACCTGCGGGCGCACCCGCTGATCAGCCAGTGCATGGTCGTCGGCGACAAGAAGCCGTTCATCGGCGCGCTGGTCACCCTCGACCCGGAGTTCCTGCCTGCCTGGTTGAACAACCACAACCGCTCCGCCGACACGCCGCTGACCGAGCTCGTCGACGACCCCGAGGTGCACGCCGACGTGCAGTCGGCCATCGACGAGGCCAACAAGGCGGTGTCCCGCGCCGAGGCGATCAAGAAGTTCCGCATCCTGGCGAAGGACTTCACCGAGGCCACCGGCGAGATGACCCCGAGCATGAAGCTCAAGCGCAACAAGGTCGCGGAGAACCACGCCCAGGACATCGAGGCCATCTACACCTGA
- a CDS encoding metallophosphoesterase has protein sequence MRVHVVSDVHGNAEALKRAGDGADALLVLGDLIDFVDYHEHGRGILGAVFGAEKVAHFAELRRNHRGAEIGAYARSLWASLDDPKQVVRDAVREQYAALFAAMSAPTYAIAGNVDEPALWPEFARDGVRFVDGESVEIGGLRFGFVGGTVLSPGGVLRKDAAWVPYLRPEDEYDGAVAALDPVDVLCSHLPPAVPELVYDVIARRPEHGSRALLERIHRDRPRWSLFGHVHQPLAQRVRVGRTECVNVGHFKRTERPYVLQW, from the coding sequence GTGCGCGTGCACGTGGTGTCCGATGTTCATGGCAACGCCGAAGCCCTGAAACGAGCCGGTGACGGCGCCGACGCGCTGCTCGTGCTCGGCGACCTGATCGACTTCGTCGACTACCACGAGCACGGCCGCGGCATCCTGGGCGCGGTTTTCGGGGCCGAGAAGGTCGCGCACTTCGCCGAACTCCGGCGCAACCACCGCGGCGCCGAGATCGGCGCCTACGCCCGCTCGCTGTGGGCGTCGCTGGACGACCCGAAGCAGGTCGTGCGAGACGCCGTCCGCGAGCAGTACGCCGCGCTGTTCGCCGCGATGAGCGCGCCGACCTACGCGATCGCGGGCAACGTTGACGAGCCCGCGCTGTGGCCCGAGTTCGCCCGCGACGGCGTGCGCTTCGTCGACGGCGAGAGCGTGGAGATCGGCGGGCTGCGGTTCGGCTTCGTCGGCGGCACCGTGCTGTCGCCGGGCGGAGTGCTGCGCAAGGACGCCGCATGGGTGCCGTACCTGCGGCCGGAGGACGAGTACGACGGAGCCGTCGCCGCCCTCGACCCGGTGGACGTGCTCTGCTCGCACCTGCCGCCCGCGGTCCCGGAACTCGTCTACGACGTCATCGCCCGCCGCCCCGAGCACGGGTCGCGCGCGCTGCTGGAGCGCATCCACCGGGATCGGCCCCGGTGGTCGCTGTTCGGGCACGTGCACCAGCCGCTGGCGCAGCGGGTCCGCGTCGGCCGCACCGAATGCGTCAACGTCGGGCACTTCAAGCGCACCGAACGCCCTTACGTGCTGCAGTGGTGA
- a CDS encoding SRPBCC family protein: MVDQSTHSIVIQATPAEIMAVISDFASYPEWAEAVKETEVLSTTGSGQAEKVRFVLDAGVVKDTYVNVYEWAEDGLSVSWTLSEGQVQKAQQGSYRLSPQGGETEVTYSLAVDLAIPMIGMFKRKAEKMIMNTALKELKRRVEPGT; this comes from the coding sequence ATGGTCGATCAGTCCACGCACTCCATCGTGATCCAGGCAACCCCGGCCGAGATCATGGCGGTGATCTCGGACTTCGCCAGCTATCCGGAATGGGCGGAGGCGGTCAAGGAGACCGAGGTCCTCTCGACGACCGGCTCCGGCCAGGCCGAGAAGGTGCGGTTCGTGCTCGACGCGGGAGTCGTCAAGGACACCTACGTCAACGTCTACGAGTGGGCCGAGGACGGGCTCTCGGTGAGCTGGACGCTGTCCGAAGGACAGGTGCAGAAGGCGCAGCAGGGCAGCTACCGGCTCAGCCCGCAGGGCGGCGAGACCGAGGTGACCTACAGCCTGGCGGTGGACCTGGCGATCCCGATGATCGGCATGTTCAAGCGCAAGGCCGAAAAAATGATCATGAACACCGCGCTCAAGGAGCTCAAGCGCCGGGTCGAACCCGGTACCTGA
- a CDS encoding ArsA family ATPase, with translation MRILLFTGKGGVGKTTLAAATAARSAERGQKVLVVSTDPAHSLGDAFGAALTGEPREVELRDDAAGSGRLARLHAAEVQTRGLLDEAWTELREHLRTMLLGAGISELDAEELTVLPGVEDLLALAEVHRLADSGLWDTVIVDCGPTAETLRLLALPESLSGYLERLFPTHRRMVRGLLAGVAGSENVDRWDSVADALGRLADRLQALRDMLLSADTSVRLVLTPEAVVAAETRRTLTALALQQIRVDGLVVNRLVPHPGSARGEAATWLRTRRKEQDDVIAGVRAATELPLRTVLHRAAEPVGAAALLELGDELHADDEPPRAAASAPAMELGGGGRALDSEYTLRLALPLHDDADVDLARIGDELAITVDGRRRLIALPAVLRRCTVVGAVAGDDGLVVSFRPDPEQWMR, from the coding sequence TTGCGCATCCTCTTGTTCACCGGAAAAGGCGGCGTCGGCAAGACGACCCTCGCCGCCGCGACCGCCGCGCGCTCGGCGGAACGCGGGCAGAAGGTGCTGGTCGTCTCCACCGACCCGGCGCACTCCCTCGGCGACGCCTTCGGCGCCGCGCTGACCGGCGAGCCCCGCGAAGTCGAACTCCGCGACGACGCGGCGGGCTCCGGTCGCCTCGCCCGGTTGCACGCCGCGGAGGTGCAGACCCGCGGGTTGCTCGACGAGGCGTGGACCGAGCTGCGCGAGCACCTGCGCACGATGCTGCTCGGCGCGGGCATCAGCGAGCTCGACGCCGAGGAGCTCACCGTGCTGCCCGGCGTCGAGGACCTCCTGGCGCTGGCCGAAGTGCACCGGCTCGCCGACAGCGGCCTGTGGGACACCGTGATCGTCGACTGCGGCCCCACCGCCGAGACCCTGCGGCTGCTGGCGCTGCCCGAATCGCTGTCCGGCTACCTGGAGCGGCTGTTCCCCACGCACCGGCGCATGGTCCGCGGACTGCTCGCGGGGGTCGCGGGCAGCGAGAACGTGGACCGCTGGGACTCGGTGGCCGACGCGCTGGGGCGGCTCGCGGACCGGTTGCAGGCGTTGCGGGACATGCTGCTGTCCGCCGACACCTCCGTCCGGCTGGTGCTCACCCCGGAGGCGGTGGTGGCGGCCGAGACCAGGCGCACCCTGACCGCGCTGGCCCTGCAGCAGATCCGGGTGGACGGGCTGGTGGTCAACCGGCTGGTGCCGCATCCGGGTTCGGCGCGCGGCGAGGCGGCGACCTGGTTGCGCACGCGGCGCAAGGAGCAGGACGACGTGATCGCCGGGGTGCGGGCCGCCACGGAACTGCCGTTGCGCACCGTGCTGCACCGCGCGGCGGAACCGGTCGGTGCTGCCGCGCTGCTGGAACTCGGCGATGAGCTGCACGCCGACGACGAGCCGCCGCGGGCCGCCGCGAGCGCGCCCGCCATGGAGCTCGGTGGCGGTGGGCGGGCGCTGGATTCCGAGTACACGTTGCGGTTGGCGTTGCCGCTGCACGACGACGCCGACGTGGACCTGGCCCGGATCGGCGACGAACTCGCGATCACCGTCGACGGCAGGCGCCGGCTGATCGCCCTGCCCGCGGTCCTGCGCCGCTGCACCGTGGTGGGGGCGGTGGCGGGTGATGACGGTCTGGTCGTGTCGTTCCGGCCGGACCCCGAGCAGTGGATGCGATGA
- a CDS encoding ROK family protein yields the protein MLTVGVDVGGTSLRASVVDPQGTVLETLRVPSAGTGPELDSAIADTVLCLADRYPVAGVGLAVAGFVSEDRRVVRFAPHLPWRHVAVADNIAARVELPVVLEHDANAAAIAEQRFGAAAGAKVAALIALGTGIGGALVLDGDVFRGAHGVAPELGHLRLVPGGRACPCGKRGCWERYCSGTALATTALEMLAEDSSSPLAAEAAKDPGEITGERVAQAAEQGDPVAARAVGELARWFGEGLALVADVYDPEVVVLAGGVSGSAHLFLPEARRHYAAAVTGAGHRPLAQVRVAKRGDEAGIVGAATLAREHIASTARTSTR from the coding sequence GTGCTGACGGTCGGCGTCGACGTCGGCGGCACCAGCCTGCGCGCCAGCGTCGTCGACCCGCAGGGCACCGTGCTGGAAACGCTGCGGGTCCCCTCCGCGGGCACCGGACCCGAGCTCGACTCGGCGATCGCCGACACCGTGCTGTGCCTGGCCGACCGGTACCCGGTGGCGGGCGTCGGGCTCGCCGTGGCCGGGTTCGTCAGCGAGGACCGGCGGGTCGTGCGGTTCGCCCCGCACCTGCCGTGGCGGCACGTGGCGGTCGCCGACAACATCGCCGCCCGCGTCGAGCTGCCGGTCGTCCTGGAGCACGACGCGAACGCCGCGGCCATCGCCGAGCAGCGCTTCGGCGCCGCCGCGGGCGCGAAGGTCGCCGCCCTCATCGCGCTCGGCACCGGCATCGGCGGCGCGCTGGTGCTCGACGGCGACGTGTTCCGCGGTGCCCACGGCGTCGCCCCCGAACTCGGGCACCTGCGCCTCGTCCCCGGCGGCCGGGCCTGCCCCTGCGGGAAGCGGGGGTGCTGGGAGCGCTACTGCAGCGGGACGGCGCTGGCCACCACCGCGCTGGAGATGCTCGCGGAGGACTCGTCGTCCCCGCTGGCGGCGGAGGCCGCCAAGGACCCGGGCGAGATCACCGGGGAACGCGTGGCGCAGGCCGCCGAGCAGGGCGATCCGGTGGCGGCCCGCGCGGTCGGCGAACTCGCCCGCTGGTTCGGCGAAGGATTGGCGCTGGTCGCGGACGTCTACGACCCGGAGGTCGTGGTCCTCGCCGGCGGTGTCTCCGGTTCGGCGCACCTGTTCCTGCCGGAGGCCCGCAGGCACTACGCCGCGGCGGTCACCGGTGCCGGGCACCGCCCGCTCGCCCAGGTCCGAGTGGCCAAGCGTGGCGACGAAGCGGGGATCGTCGGAGCGGCCACCCTCGCCCGCGAGCACATCGCGAGCACGGCGCGCACCTCCACCCGCTGA
- a CDS encoding DUF308 domain-containing protein has translation MSTRHENADGPEDIDAAFAEIVAGLERDEPMARWPEESTRTSSEEPQRAAEPEVAESAPRDWTPPADVPDEGHYEPPEPPPMPRPTVTTIGGITLVVIGMTLLLVPGLLGLGPTAALPIGLVAVSGGIGWLLFRMRKTPPDDDGAQL, from the coding sequence ATGAGCACGCGTCATGAGAACGCCGATGGCCCTGAGGACATCGACGCCGCCTTCGCAGAGATCGTCGCCGGCCTGGAACGGGACGAGCCGATGGCGCGCTGGCCCGAGGAGTCGACGCGCACCAGCTCAGAGGAGCCGCAACGGGCCGCCGAACCGGAGGTCGCCGAGTCGGCGCCGCGGGATTGGACGCCGCCCGCGGACGTCCCCGACGAGGGCCACTACGAGCCGCCGGAGCCGCCGCCGATGCCACGGCCGACGGTGACGACCATCGGCGGGATCACCCTGGTCGTGATCGGGATGACCTTGCTGCTGGTGCCGGGCCTGCTGGGGCTGGGCCCCACGGCGGCGCTGCCGATCGGCCTGGTCGCGGTGAGCGGCGGGATCGGCTGGCTCCTGTTCCGCATGCGCAAGACACCCCCGGACGACGACGGCGCCCAGCTCTGA
- a CDS encoding alpha/beta fold hydrolase — protein sequence MPVLPGAEPFVHDGSEDIGVLLCHGFTGTPQSMRGWGEHLAADGITVRCPRLPGHGTDWRDLNRTGWNDWYAAVDRELAELNGRCRSVFAFGLSMGGTLTLRLAQNHPELSGIVLVNPSVTTLRRDAFLLPALSRVVPSLAGVAGDIAKPGAVEVGYDRTPLRAAASLQRLWRLVRADLGRVRQPVLLMRSATDHVVEPANSRIVLDGIRSGDVTEVVLRDSFHVATLDHDAPSVFAGSVEFVHRIHRERVEEPA from the coding sequence GTGCCCGTTCTTCCCGGCGCCGAACCGTTCGTGCACGACGGGTCCGAGGACATCGGTGTGCTGCTGTGCCACGGGTTCACCGGAACGCCGCAGAGCATGCGGGGCTGGGGCGAGCACCTCGCCGCCGACGGGATCACGGTGCGCTGCCCGCGGCTTCCCGGCCACGGCACGGACTGGCGGGACCTCAACCGCACCGGCTGGAACGACTGGTACGCCGCCGTCGATCGGGAACTCGCGGAGCTGAACGGGCGGTGCCGCTCGGTGTTCGCGTTCGGGCTCTCGATGGGCGGCACGCTGACGCTGCGGCTCGCCCAGAACCACCCGGAGCTGTCCGGGATCGTGCTGGTGAACCCGTCGGTGACGACGCTGCGCCGGGACGCGTTCCTGCTGCCCGCGCTGTCCCGCGTGGTGCCCTCCCTCGCCGGGGTGGCCGGCGACATCGCCAAGCCCGGCGCCGTCGAAGTCGGCTACGACCGGACTCCGCTGCGCGCGGCGGCGAGCCTGCAGCGGTTGTGGCGGCTGGTGCGCGCGGACCTCGGCCGGGTGCGGCAGCCGGTGCTGCTGATGCGCTCGGCGACCGATCACGTCGTCGAACCCGCGAACTCCCGGATCGTGCTGGACGGCATCCGAAGCGGCGACGTCACCGAAGTCGTGCTGCGGGACAGCTTCCACGTGGCGACCCTCGACCACGACGCGCCGTCGGTGTTCGCCGGTAGCGTCGAGTTCGTCCACCGGATCCACCGCGAGCGCGTCGAGGAACCAGCATGA
- a CDS encoding 1-acyl-sn-glycerol-3-phosphate acyltransferase has protein sequence MLYWVMKRIVLGPLMRLFCRPRVEGVEHVPESGAAILVSNHVAVADSFFMPLMMPRRVTFLAKREYFTGTGIKGKLQKYFFSGVGQVPIDRSSGAAAQAALDTGVRLLQEGKLLGVYPEGTRSPDGRLYKGKTGVARMALEADVQVIPIAMFGTDKVNPIGSKMWYPHKVTVKVGEPLDFSRYEGLAGDRFVERSITDEIMYALMELSGQEYVDIYASKAKDDLAAEGKHVAGWTVQGRSEKPGGADRVPRSQAG, from the coding sequence GTGCTGTACTGGGTGATGAAGCGCATTGTGCTCGGTCCGCTCATGAGGCTGTTCTGCCGTCCACGGGTGGAGGGCGTCGAGCACGTGCCGGAGTCCGGCGCGGCGATCCTGGTCAGCAACCACGTCGCGGTCGCCGACTCGTTCTTCATGCCGCTGATGATGCCGAGGCGGGTGACGTTCCTGGCCAAGCGCGAGTACTTCACCGGCACCGGGATCAAGGGCAAGCTGCAGAAGTACTTCTTCTCCGGCGTCGGCCAGGTCCCGATCGACCGCTCCAGCGGTGCCGCCGCGCAGGCAGCCCTGGACACCGGGGTGCGGCTGCTGCAGGAGGGCAAACTGCTCGGCGTCTACCCCGAGGGCACCCGTTCGCCCGACGGCCGGCTCTACAAGGGCAAGACCGGGGTGGCGCGGATGGCGCTGGAAGCCGACGTGCAGGTGATCCCGATCGCGATGTTCGGCACCGACAAGGTCAACCCCATCGGCTCGAAGATGTGGTACCCGCACAAGGTCACCGTGAAGGTGGGCGAGCCGCTGGACTTCTCCCGCTACGAGGGCCTGGCGGGCGACCGGTTCGTGGAGCGCTCGATCACCGACGAGATCATGTACGCGCTGATGGAGCTGTCCGGGCAGGAGTACGTGGACATCTACGCCTCGAAGGCCAAGGACGACCTCGCGGCCGAGGGCAAGCACGTCGCGGGCTGGACCGTGCAGGGCCGCTCCGAGAAGCCCGGCGGCGCCGACCGGGTTCCCCGCTCCCAAGCGGGCTGA
- a CDS encoding polyadenylate-specific 3'-exoribonuclease AS: MRFFYDCEFIEDGQTIDLVSIGVVDETGREFYAVSTEFDESRAGQWVRRNVLPQLPPPADKSWRSRSRIRDDLYEFLTARDQDIELWAWLASYDHVALAQLWGAMPALPPRIPKFTRDLRQRWEDVGKPRLPSAPANAHDALADARHNLTRWKIIEEVQRKRGFPV, from the coding sequence GTGCGGTTCTTCTACGACTGTGAATTCATCGAGGACGGTCAGACCATCGACCTGGTGTCGATCGGGGTGGTGGACGAGACGGGGCGGGAGTTCTACGCCGTGTCCACCGAGTTCGACGAGTCCCGGGCCGGGCAGTGGGTGCGCAGGAACGTGCTGCCGCAGCTGCCACCGCCCGCGGACAAGTCCTGGCGTTCCCGCAGCCGGATCCGGGACGACCTCTACGAGTTCCTGACCGCACGCGATCAGGACATCGAGCTGTGGGCCTGGCTGGCTTCCTACGACCACGTGGCGCTGGCGCAGTTGTGGGGCGCGATGCCCGCGCTGCCGCCGCGGATCCCGAAGTTCACCCGGGACCTGCGGCAGCGCTGGGAGGACGTCGGCAAGCCGCGGCTGCCCTCCGCGCCGGCCAACGCCCACGACGCGCTCGCCGACGCTCGCCACAACCTCACCCGGTGGAAGATCATCGAAGAGGTGCAGCGCAAGCGCGGTTTCCCCGTGTGA